In Bacteroidota bacterium, the sequence CAGCGCCAGCAGGAATATGTCCACAACGCCGCGCTGATTTTCGTGAGTCCCGACGGCACGATCACCCGCTACCTCTACGGCATCGAGTACCCGCCGCCTGACTTTCGCAAGGCCGTTTTGGAGGCGAGTGAAGGTACCGTGGGGAGCACGCTCGACCGGATCCTGCTCTACTGCTTTGTGTACGATCCGGCCGCCAATTCGTACGTGCTCCATGCGCTCAACGTCATGAAAATTGGTGGCTTGCTAACCTTGGGACTGCTCGGCACATTGCTTGCTTTCTACTGGTTGCGCGAGCGCCGCGGCACTACCGATGACCGCTGGGCAGAAGCCCTGCACCAGGGCCACGCCTCGCAAGGCTCGCCCGCCCCGACCTCTTAGCGAATCCCACCCTCACGCAAACGCTGCATTATGTCGCAGATTTACGAGGCCATCCGGAGCTTCTGGCTCCCCGAACAGGCATCGACGACGGCCCACGTCATCGACGCGCCGTTCATGTTCATCCTGATTGCAAGCACCATCATGCTCATCGGGGTGACGTTCTACCTGTTCTACCTCCCGTGGAAGTACCGCCGCCGTAGCTCGGCCGACGTGCCCTACCCGGTGAAGGAGAACCACCTCCTGGAGATGTCCTGGATCGTGATTCCGACGATCCTCGTCTTCATCGTGTTCTTCTGGGGCTTCAAAGCGCACGTCGACACGGTCGTCGCACCCGCCGATGCCTACGAGGTGAACGTGCAGGGCAAGAAGTGGCTCTGGCAGTTCAACTACAACGAGGGCATCACGACGACCAACGAACTCGTCGTCCCAGCCAACCGCCCGGTGAAGCTCATCATGAACTCGGTGGACGTGCTGCACAGCTTCTACGTCCCCGAATTCCGCATCAAGCATGATGTGCTGCCCAACCGCTACTCGACCGTCTGGTTCGAGGCGGTCCGCGCGGACACCTTCCAGATCCTCTGCACCGAATACTGCGGCACGGGTCACTCGGTCATGGGCGCGAAGGTGATCGCGCTCGGCGCGCAAGAGTGGAACGAGTGGGTCGCGAGCGGCGGCGGCAAGGGCATCCAGCCTGGCGACAGCCCCGTCGAACTGGGCGAGGCCCTCTACACCAAAAACGTCTGCAACACCTGCCACTCCATCGACGGTTCGTCGAAGGTGGGCCCGAGCTTCCTCGGCCACTGGGGTGAGACGCGCAACTTCGTCGACGGCGGCAGCGCCGTGATGGACGAGGACTACACACGCGAGTCCATCCTGTATCCGGCCGCGCACATCGTCGAGGACTACCAGCCTGTGATGCCGAGCTACCAGGGGCAGCTCTCCGATGGCGAGGTGTACGCGCTCATCCAGTACATCAAGAGCATCAACGGCGCCGATGTCCCCGCCACGTTCGCCGAAGGCGGCTTCGGAGGCGACGGCGACGCGGGTGGCGCCGATGCGGCCGACGATGCTGCGGCCGACGCGCCTGCTGCTGAATAAGCGCGCCCAACCCGATTCCCAGACTGTAAGCACCCCGACCACCTAGCCTAGCACCACAAATGGCAACGGCAGTCAAGACCCCGCCGTCTCTACGGCCCCAGACGCACCAGACGGCGGAGCACGCCGACCGTGCAGCCTTCCCGCCCGGCCACGAGCCGCGCTTCCACTACCTCATCGAGGACTCGAAGGACGACCACCACAACTACGGCAAGCCGAAGAGCTTCGGCCGGCACGTCTGGGAGTGGATGACGTCGGTGGACCACAAGCGCATCGGGATCATGTATCTCGTTGCCATCAGCACGTTCTTCGCGCTGGGCGGCATCCTAGCGCTGCTCGTCCGAACGGAGCTAGCCATGCTCGGCGACACGATCATGGACGCCGACACCTACAACCGGGTGTTCACGATGCACGGCGTCGTGATGGTGTTCTTGTTCATCGTGCCGTCCATCCCAGCGTCGCTCGGCAACATCATCATGCCGATCCAACTCGGCGCGAAGGACGTGGCCTTCCCGAAGCTCAACCTGATGAGCTTCTATCTCTACGTCGCGGGTGCCTTCCTGGCGATCCTCTCCCTCCGCACAGGTGGCGTGGACACGGGCTGGACGTTCTACACGCCGTATTCGGCGGAGACGGGCACCGCAGTCATAGCGATGGGCATGGGCGTCTTTGTCGCGGGCTTTGCCTCGATCCTGACCGGCATCAACTTCATCGTCACGATCCACAAGATGCGGGCGCCGGGGCTGACCTGGAACCGCATGCCACTCTTCTGCTGGGGCCTCTACGCGACGTCGATCGTGCAGGTGCTCGCCACGCCGGTCATCGGCATCACGATGCTGCTCTTGGTGCTGGAGCGCACGCTCGGCATCGGCATCTTCGACCCGGCCCTCGGTGGGGACCCGGTGCTCTTCCAGCACTTCTTCTGGTTCTACAGCCACCCGGCGGTCTACATCATGATCCTCCCGGCGTTCGGCGTGATCTCGGAACTCGTGACTACGTTCAGCCGCCAGAAGGTCTACGGCTATACTGCGATCGCGCTCTCGTCGGTGGCGATCGCGCTACTCGGCTTCCTCGTGTGGGGCCACCACATGTTCACGAGCGGCCAGTCGATCGTCTCCTCGATCGTCTTCTCGATGATCACGTTCCTGATCGGCATCCCGTCGGGCATCAAGATCTTCAACTGGATCGCGACGATGTACCGCGGCTCGGTGTGGCTCGTCACGCCGATGCTCTACGCCATCAGCTTCCTGTTCCTCTTCACGATTGGCGGCCTGACCGGCATCATGGTCGGCGCGCTCGCGGTGGACATCCACCTGCACGACACCTACTTCGTCGTGGCGCACTTCCACTACGTGATGATGGGCGGCACGGTGATCGCGATGCTAGGCGGCCTCTTCTACTGGTGGCCCAAGTTCACGGGCAAGCTCTACCACGAGGGCATGGGCGTCGCCTCGGCCGTGCTGGTCTTCATCGGCTTCAACATGACGTTCTTCATCCAGTTCGTGATGGGCAGCCAGGGTATGCCGCGTCGCTACGCCGACTACCCAGACCTCCCGTGGCTGGAGCCGCTGCACCAGTTCTCGACCATCGGCTCGTACGTGCTGGGCCTTGGGCTGCTGCTCGTACTCTTCAACGGCATCTGGTCGCTGTTCAAGGGCAAGCCCGCTCCGGGCAACCCATGGGGCGGCGCGTCGCTGGAGTGGACCCACACCACCAGCCCGCCGGACCCGCACAACTTCTCGCGCACCCCGCTCGTGACCCACGGCCCGTACGATTACTACACGGTCTTCAACGGCGCCGGCGATGGGGCCATGGGTGATGGCATGGGCGACGGCGCCAACCGGCCCGCTCCCGTTCCCGTCATCACCGAAGGCGCCCCGCAGGAGTTCGACAAGCAGATCGACCTCGGCACAAGACAGGCGTAGTTCTTCCGTATTTCAGGGTCTCAGTGATTCCGGGTGCCTACTCTAGGCCCTGAACCACTGAGACACTGAGTCACTTTCACACTATGGCTTCCTCCACTGCCACGGTCGCAGCCCCCGCGCACGACGCGCACGGGCACGACGACCACCACGGGCACGACCACCCGCCCCACCTGAAGCACTACTTCGTCACCTCCGAGCAGCAGTTCGAGGCGGCGAAACTTGGGATGTGGCTCTTCCTCGTCACGGAGATCCTGCTCTTCGGCGGCATGTTCGTGGCCTACGGCATCTTCCGCGCGTGGTACCCCGAGCTTTTCGCCGAGGCGAGCACGCAGCTCGACACGGTGATGGGCGCGACCAACACGCTCGTGCTGCTGCTCAGCTCGTTCACCGTGGCCTTCGCCATCCGCGGCGCGCAGACCGACAACCAGAAGGTGCTCTTCTGGAACCTCGTTGCGACCGTTGCGCTCGCCGGCGTGTTCATGGTGATCAAGTACTTCGAGTACACCCACAAGTTCGACCTAGGCATCTTTCCAGGCGCGGCCTTCAACCCGACCTCGGACGTCGTCAACCCGACCGAGGGCATCTTCGCGCACCCGCGCGCGGGCGTGTTCTTCTCGATCTACTACGTGATGACGGGCATCCACGGCTTCCACGTACTCATCGGCATGGTGGCCATCTCGATCCTCGCCTGGAAGGCGCGGCAGGGCAAGTACACCAGCGCGTGGTACACCCCCGTCGAGAACGTCGGCCTCTACTGGCACGTGGTCGACATCATCTGGATTTTCCTTTTCCCTCTGATGTATCTGATCTAGTCGAGGGTCGATGGGTCAAGGGTCGTGGGTCCCACGGGGGCACGCTCTTGGCCTGCACAGACCCAGGACACTAGACCCTCGACACACGACCCAACTATGGCTCACGATTCCCACAACGGTCACGGCGACCACTCGCACCACGTGCTGGGCAAGAAGATGCTCTTCAGCGTCTTCGGCGGCCTCGTCTTCCTGACCATCGTCACCGTTGTGCTGGCGTTTATGGAGCGCTCGCACATCCTCCCGCTCGGCCCGCTGAGCGTGCCCGTCGCGCTCGCCATCGCCGGAGCCAAGGCCACGCTGGTCGCGCTCTTCTTCATGGGGCTCAAGCACGACGGCGGCACCAACGCCATCGCGTTCGTGCTCAGCATCGTGTTCCTGGTGGTGTTCATCACGTTCACCTACCTCGACACGGGCTTCCGTGGCACGCTCGAAGACCGCATCGCCGTGCCCATTGACCTCATTGAGGCCGAGGAGCAGCGCGCGCGCATGCAGCAGGACGCCATCCGCACCCAGTTCGAGGCACAGCCTGTTCTCATCCCAACCGATTCGCTGGTCTTGGGGCAGTAGGATCCTGAGATCCTCGTTCCGACCGATCCGACAGGACCGGGGCAGAGCCTGCTGCGAAGAGCCAGTGGGAAATGCCCCGGTTTTTTTGTGAGAGTGGAACGCATGACAGCGTTCTCCATATCTTAACATCCTCTCGTCGGCCCCACCCTTCCTTTACGTCCTAGCGGCCTCCGCCTACCCGCCATGTCTCCGGTGCCCGGCGCACTCTTCAGCGCCTTCGTCCTCGTTGCCGTCCCCGCGATCGTGCTGATGATGGTGTGGGCGATGGTGATGGCGTTCCGTATCTGCTATCCGGAGCGGCCCCTGCCGTTTATGGTGGATCCCTACACGGAGCGACAGGCAGCCCGTGCGCGTGGCGAGGCCACCAAGGTAGGCGTCCGCGAGATCCGCGAGGACCTACGTCGTCAAGCGAATACCCTCGCGCTGCCCTACGACTTCGCCCATGATCATGGCTCAGACGGGCTCCCCGAGCCCTGGCTCGACGACCTCTGGGCACGGCGAAACTGAGCACGGCGAAACTGGGCACGGCGAAACTGGGCACGGCGAAACTGAGCACGGCGAAACTGAGCACACAGGCACCAGAATAGAACGTGCCTCGCGCACGCCAGCAGCGGAACGTAGGGCAACGGGGCACTGAGGGCTGACAGCGGAGAGTCGGGGGCCGTATGTTGCGCGTCCTCCCACCGCGTGCCCTATGGCTCTCCTGGACAGCTTTGGTTCCGACGCTCCGTCGTCCCCGCTCGTGCGGCAATGCCTCGACGAGATGCGCGGCATGGTGGACACCACCGAGCGCATGTTTCGCGCGGCCACTGCCACGCTGCTCGACAACGAACCCCTCGACCTCGACCTCCGCGCCCTCGACGAGACCGTCAACGACCGCGAGCAGTCGATCCGCCGGGCGATGCTGCACCACGTTACCATCGACCCGCAGCGCGACCTGCTGCTGAGCCTGACATTGCTCATCATCGTGCAGGAGGCCGAACGGATCGGCGACCTCTCGAAGTCACTAGCGAAGGCGGCAGAACTGGCCACAGCGCCGCGCGTGGGGCAGTCGGTCCACCCACTACGCCGCGTCCGAGACCGCGTGCAGGGACTATTCCCCGATGTGCGTCTGGGCTTCATTCAGGCGGACGCCCGCGCCGCAAGGCGGGTCATGGAGGCGCATACCTCCGTCAAGGTGGAGGTCGCCGACTTCCTGGCGCTCATCGCTGAGGGCGAGATTGCCGACACAAATCGCGCGGTCGTGCTCGCCATCGCCGCGCGCATGATCGGGCGGGTAAGCTCGCACCTCTCCAACATCGCGTCGAGCGTCGTGCTGCCCTTCGACCAGGTCCGCAACGCGCCGACGTGGGACGACACCGGAGCATAGGCGCGTCTTGCCGGAGACTGCGCCGTGCGCTACCATGCAGTCATCACACGCACGTGCGGCTGTTTCCCCCCGACTGCTCTCTCGGCGCCATGCGAACTCGACTGGGTCTGCTTGTCCTGCTGCTCGGCAGCGCTTCTGCGGTTGCAGCCCAGGACCCCGTTGCCTGGATCACACAGACGACGGGCGATGTGACCATGCAGCGCGCTGGCACCGACACGTGGGCCCCTGCTGATGCCGTGGCGCTGTTCGCCGGCGACGTGGTGCGCACGGGCCGTCTCTCCCGAGCGACGGTGGTCCTTGCTAACGCCGAGCGCGTCACGCTGAGCAGCGGCGACACCTACGAGGTGGGCGCCCTGGACGATGCTCCGTCGGGCGAGGTGGGCAGCACCGTGGCGTCGCTCGCACGAGGAGCGTGGAACCGCGCTGTGGGCCGCTCTTCGGCCTCGGCCACCGGCGCGGCGCGGCCACCTACGGGCACCGTGCCGCCCGTACTCGAACGGCCTCGCTTCGGCTACGTCCTCGACCCAACGCCTACCATCCAATGGCTGACCGCTCAGCCCAGTTCGATAGCGGGGCAGCCCGTCGCCTACCGCGTGCGTGTGACGCATGACCGCGGCACCGAACCCTGCTTCGACGGCCCCGCGACGGATGACGTCGTCTGGACGCACACGACGGCCGACACGGTGCTGGTCTATCCGTCCAGCCTCCCGCCGCTGGCACCGGGGGGCGACTACTACGTGGAGGTGCACGCGCTCGATGCTGAGGGTCAGGCGCCCAGCGACGACGTGTGGGACTGCTTCACCGTCGCCACTGACTCGACGCGGACGACGCTCACCGCACTACGCCGCAGCCTCGGGGAGCAGTACCCGCCGGTCGACGCTGAGGGCAGGGAGGGCGCGACCCCAGACGCACCGGCGCCCGACGTGACGGCCCACCTGCTCTACGCGGCCGTGCTCTTCGACCAGGCGTTCTACGCCGACGCGCTCGCCGTGCTCGACGCCGTTGAGGCCGCACAGCCGGGGCTGGCGTCCGTGCGGCGGCTGCGGACCTACATCTACGAGGACGCCGGGCCGCCCGCACTCGTCGATGCGTTGCTGGACGAGGCTCGCGCTGCCTCGAACGACCACGAATAGCGCATGGCTGGCACGTTCTTCGACCTCGTTGGTGGTCTGCGGAAGAAGTACGACGCCGTCTTTGCGCTGCTGCTGCCCGTGTGGCTGGCCGTCGCTTGGATCGCCGGGACATCGCTGCTGTCGCTGTGGTTCGAAGCGCGTCAGCAACTTACGGCGGCTGGGGTCATCGAGGCCGCGCCTGCCTCCGAACTGGCCGTGGTGGCCCTCGACGAGGTCTTCGCCGAGCACTACGACTATCCCGAGGAGACGCCCAAGGCCTACCTCGCCGACGTGATCGGCACCGTCGCGGCGCAGGAGCCGCGCGTGGTCGTGCTCGACTACTGGTTCACCGACGCCGACCGCGCCGCGCCCGGTTTCGACGCCCTGGTGCGGGCTGTCGCCGAGGCGCCCGCTACCGTCCAGTTCGTCTTTCCAACGCGTCTGCTGCCGCGCACTGGCGGACCGTTGCTCCTCGACGTGCCGCCAGCACCGCTCCGGCGTCACGTGCTCACCGGCTATGCGGACCTCCAGGGTGACCCCGTACTCGAACAGCGACTCGGGACGCGACTGGGTAGCGGCGAAGTCGCGCCCTCGCTGGCGCTGTCGGCGCTCGCGGCGTGGACCTTCCCGGAGGTCGTCGGCGAGGCGCAGGCTTTCGTGACTGCGAGCGCGGACAGCGGTGCTGCCGCGTTGCCCCTGGAGACGTGGCAGGCCGTGGGCGAACTGCTGGCCGAGGATCGCGCCTCCGACGGAGCGGGTGGCTGGGAGGCTGCGCTCGCGGCACACGGGTTGGACGTGAGCGGCGAATACGGCATCAACCACCGCGACCATTTCAAAGCGGGCAGCGACGGCGTGCTCGGCTCCGAGGACCTGCTGCGTGGCACCCTGCCGCCGCCAGTGCTGCGCGGCCTGCTGCACGACCGCCTCGTCGTCATCGGCTCGACCTACCCGCTCGAAACGGACACGTTTACGACGCCGTTTGGCGCGAGGCGCGGGGTGCTCGTCCACGCGGCAACGCTGCACAGCGTGCTGGCCGAGCGACCGGTTCGCCAGAGCGGGTGGGGGCTGGGCGTGGCGGCGGCGCTTCTCGCGGCGCTCGGGGCCATGGGGCTGGTGTGGATGTTGCCGCCGAGGGCCGCCGTCGGCGTGGCGGTGGGCACGGCCGCAGCCTACCTGCTCCTACACTTCGGCCTGTTCGTCGTCATGGATCGGCTGCTCCCGCTTGCCTGGCCGCTCGTCGGCGGCGTCGCAGGCCTCCACCTCGCCCATCGCAACTGGGTCGTCAAGCGGGTGTGCCGCGAGGGCGACCCCGTCCGGCTTGCGCTGCGGCTCACGCCCGTGGAGGCTGGGCCTTGGGCACTGGGAGCCGGGTTCCGCGTGAGCGTGCACGACGCGCCCGGCCCGAAGCAACCTACTACGCTCTCGCGCCTCGATCCTGATCAGGCGGTGCGGATCGAGCGCAGCCAGGGCGCCGAGGCGAAGCCAGCTACGGAGACGATGGCGCTCCGCGACGGGCTGTGCCTTGTACAGCGCGGTGCAACAGACAACGGGGCTCGGCACGCGGTCGGTGCCATACTCTTCGGCGCGCTCCTTCCCGAGGCAGTGGCGCAAGTCTACCGCGCGGCGCATAGGCAGGCGACACGGCGGCTGGGCGTCCGGCGTCCGCTGCACCTCGATCTCAACA encodes:
- the coxB gene encoding cytochrome c oxidase subunit II — its product is MSQIYEAIRSFWLPEQASTTAHVIDAPFMFILIASTIMLIGVTFYLFYLPWKYRRRSSADVPYPVKENHLLEMSWIVIPTILVFIVFFWGFKAHVDTVVAPADAYEVNVQGKKWLWQFNYNEGITTTNELVVPANRPVKLIMNSVDVLHSFYVPEFRIKHDVLPNRYSTVWFEAVRADTFQILCTEYCGTGHSVMGAKVIALGAQEWNEWVASGGGKGIQPGDSPVELGEALYTKNVCNTCHSIDGSSKVGPSFLGHWGETRNFVDGGSAVMDEDYTRESILYPAAHIVEDYQPVMPSYQGQLSDGEVYALIQYIKSINGADVPATFAEGGFGGDGDAGGADAADDAAADAPAAE
- the ctaD gene encoding cytochrome c oxidase subunit I, which encodes MTSVDHKRIGIMYLVAISTFFALGGILALLVRTELAMLGDTIMDADTYNRVFTMHGVVMVFLFIVPSIPASLGNIIMPIQLGAKDVAFPKLNLMSFYLYVAGAFLAILSLRTGGVDTGWTFYTPYSAETGTAVIAMGMGVFVAGFASILTGINFIVTIHKMRAPGLTWNRMPLFCWGLYATSIVQVLATPVIGITMLLLVLERTLGIGIFDPALGGDPVLFQHFFWFYSHPAVYIMILPAFGVISELVTTFSRQKVYGYTAIALSSVAIALLGFLVWGHHMFTSGQSIVSSIVFSMITFLIGIPSGIKIFNWIATMYRGSVWLVTPMLYAISFLFLFTIGGLTGIMVGALAVDIHLHDTYFVVAHFHYVMMGGTVIAMLGGLFYWWPKFTGKLYHEGMGVASAVLVFIGFNMTFFIQFVMGSQGMPRRYADYPDLPWLEPLHQFSTIGSYVLGLGLLLVLFNGIWSLFKGKPAPGNPWGGASLEWTHTTSPPDPHNFSRTPLVTHGPYDYYTVFNGAGDGAMGDGMGDGANRPAPVPVITEGAPQEFDKQIDLGTRQA
- a CDS encoding cytochrome c oxidase subunit 3 family protein; protein product: MASSTATVAAPAHDAHGHDDHHGHDHPPHLKHYFVTSEQQFEAAKLGMWLFLVTEILLFGGMFVAYGIFRAWYPELFAEASTQLDTVMGATNTLVLLLSSFTVAFAIRGAQTDNQKVLFWNLVATVALAGVFMVIKYFEYTHKFDLGIFPGAAFNPTSDVVNPTEGIFAHPRAGVFFSIYYVMTGIHGFHVLIGMVAISILAWKARQGKYTSAWYTPVENVGLYWHVVDIIWIFLFPLMYLI
- a CDS encoding cytochrome C oxidase subunit IV family protein → MAHDSHNGHGDHSHHVLGKKMLFSVFGGLVFLTIVTVVLAFMERSHILPLGPLSVPVALAIAGAKATLVALFFMGLKHDGGTNAIAFVLSIVFLVVFITFTYLDTGFRGTLEDRIAVPIDLIEAEEQRARMQQDAIRTQFEAQPVLIPTDSLVLGQ
- a CDS encoding PhoU domain-containing protein — protein: MALLDSFGSDAPSSPLVRQCLDEMRGMVDTTERMFRAATATLLDNEPLDLDLRALDETVNDREQSIRRAMLHHVTIDPQRDLLLSLTLLIIVQEAERIGDLSKSLAKAAELATAPRVGQSVHPLRRVRDRVQGLFPDVRLGFIQADARAARRVMEAHTSVKVEVADFLALIAEGEIADTNRAVVLAIAARMIGRVSSHLSNIASSVVLPFDQVRNAPTWDDTGA
- a CDS encoding CHASE2 domain-containing protein, which produces MAGTFFDLVGGLRKKYDAVFALLLPVWLAVAWIAGTSLLSLWFEARQQLTAAGVIEAAPASELAVVALDEVFAEHYDYPEETPKAYLADVIGTVAAQEPRVVVLDYWFTDADRAAPGFDALVRAVAEAPATVQFVFPTRLLPRTGGPLLLDVPPAPLRRHVLTGYADLQGDPVLEQRLGTRLGSGEVAPSLALSALAAWTFPEVVGEAQAFVTASADSGAAALPLETWQAVGELLAEDRASDGAGGWEAALAAHGLDVSGEYGINHRDHFKAGSDGVLGSEDLLRGTLPPPVLRGLLHDRLVVIGSTYPLETDTFTTPFGARRGVLVHAATLHSVLAERPVRQSGWGLGVAAALLAALGAMGLVWMLPPRAAVGVAVGTAAAYLLLHFGLFVVMDRLLPLAWPLVGGVAGLHLAHRNWVVKRVCREGDPVRLALRLTPVEAGPWALGAGFRVSVHDAPGPKQPTTLSRLDPDQAVRIERSQGAEAKPATETMALRDGLCLVQRGATDNGARHAVGAILFGALLPEAVAQVYRAAHRQATRRLGVRRPLHLDLNIADPALAAVPWAAAFDTEAGATLAALPGVRVVLHIEATPDTDATTTSPFETLHQWQPVARADYDRARLDAALRAVPGLLVRPFEEAEPGRAHAVHLLGHSAERDGQPAWMLSPDRLASVQVVANRLRERGVLGVLALDSVQPGADPTDTAARCLAAELTAALGVPVVVLPASIADTARGAFWRRFYTAVQTRRAVQSHEVAAAFEQARCPLMEREPTLALACCVLPTSPR